A DNA window from Halorubrum sp. DM2 contains the following coding sequences:
- a CDS encoding fumarylacetoacetate hydrolase family protein, whose amino-acid sequence MRIGRFQADGEARIGRFEADTVTDVSSEFDDFQDALSRPDDAADADGGSFDRAEITHLPPTTDRNTVFCAALNYEAHAEESDIEVPEWPLVFMKLPRTLVGHREPISYHTRVTEEIDYEAELAAVIGEPARHVDLDEALDYVAGYTILNDTSARDLQLGLQVGDDEMLDWFSGKTMQSTTPVGPSVVVDEIDDPQDLHIASRVDGETMQDDNTGMMIRTVADLVSFVSSRVRLEPGDIIATGTPEGVGTFQDIKLEPGETVEIEVEGIGTLVNTVEEVED is encoded by the coding sequence ATGCGAATAGGCCGTTTTCAGGCTGACGGAGAAGCACGTATCGGTCGCTTCGAAGCGGACACCGTCACCGACGTATCGAGCGAGTTCGACGACTTCCAGGACGCGCTGTCGCGACCCGACGACGCCGCCGACGCCGACGGGGGGTCGTTCGACCGGGCCGAGATCACCCATCTGCCGCCGACGACCGACCGAAACACGGTCTTCTGTGCGGCGCTCAACTACGAGGCCCACGCCGAGGAGTCGGACATCGAAGTGCCCGAGTGGCCGCTCGTGTTCATGAAGCTCCCGCGCACGCTCGTGGGCCACCGCGAGCCGATCTCGTATCACACCCGCGTGACCGAGGAGATCGACTACGAGGCCGAACTCGCGGCGGTGATCGGGGAACCTGCCCGCCACGTCGATCTCGACGAGGCCCTCGACTACGTCGCCGGCTACACGATCCTCAACGACACCTCCGCGCGGGACCTCCAGCTCGGGCTGCAGGTCGGCGACGACGAGATGCTCGACTGGTTCTCCGGGAAGACGATGCAGTCGACGACGCCGGTCGGTCCCTCGGTCGTCGTCGACGAGATCGACGACCCGCAGGACCTCCACATCGCCTCCCGGGTCGACGGCGAGACGATGCAGGACGACAACACGGGCATGATGATTCGGACGGTGGCCGATCTGGTCTCGTTCGTCTCCTCGCGCGTGCGGCTCGAACCGGGCGACATCATCGCGACGGGGACGCCCGAGGGCGTCGGCACGTTTCAGGACATCAAGCTCGAACCGGGCGAGACCGTCGAGATCGAGGTCGAGGGGATCGGCACCCTCGTCAACACCGTCGAAGAGGTCGAGGACTGA
- a CDS encoding aldo/keto reductase, which yields METRPLGETGHDSTVMTFGTIALNWLKQEGANQMVEHVLEYGVNHFDVAPMYGDAELKLGPKLRQHREEIFFGYKTEKRDYEGAWQRLDESLDRLGVDTIDLYQFHGLEYADELDEITGENGALKAFREAKEGSLMDHIGLTSHSRPELIVDAIDRIDDLASLMFPLNPVVAGKSDGEHDYEAVLQRANEENIGTLGIKAFAAGSWPDTDELPERDRPFCNWYRPVCAPDEIRERFDFTASQGLTSVVSAGDPKLVTMICEAAKEYGGMDEAAQRSLIEASRHDDSPVPEQLHH from the coding sequence ATGGAGACACGCCCGCTCGGCGAGACCGGTCACGACAGCACCGTCATGACGTTCGGGACGATCGCGCTCAACTGGCTCAAACAGGAGGGTGCGAACCAGATGGTCGAGCACGTGCTGGAATACGGGGTCAACCACTTCGACGTGGCCCCGATGTACGGCGACGCGGAGCTGAAACTCGGGCCGAAACTCCGCCAGCACCGCGAGGAGATCTTCTTCGGCTACAAGACCGAGAAGCGGGACTACGAGGGCGCGTGGCAGCGCCTCGACGAGTCGCTCGATCGGCTGGGCGTCGATACGATCGACCTCTATCAGTTCCACGGACTGGAATACGCCGACGAACTCGACGAGATCACGGGTGAGAACGGCGCGCTGAAAGCCTTCCGCGAGGCCAAAGAAGGGAGCCTGATGGACCACATCGGGCTGACGAGTCACAGCCGGCCGGAGCTCATCGTCGACGCCATCGACCGCATCGACGATCTGGCGTCGCTGATGTTCCCGCTCAATCCCGTCGTCGCCGGAAAGTCGGACGGCGAGCACGACTACGAGGCGGTCCTCCAGCGAGCCAACGAGGAGAACATCGGTACGCTCGGGATCAAGGCCTTCGCCGCGGGGTCGTGGCCCGACACCGACGAACTGCCCGAGCGGGACCGCCCCTTCTGCAACTGGTATCGCCCGGTCTGTGCGCCCGACGAGATTCGCGAGCGCTTCGACTTCACCGCCTCGCAGGGCCTGACGAGCGTCGTCAGCGCCGGCGATCCGAAGCTCGTGACGATGATCTGCGAGGCCGCAAAGGAGTACGGCGGGATGGACGAGGCCGCCCAGCGCTCGCTGATCGAGGCCTCGCGCCACGACGACAGCCCGGTCCCCGAACAACTCCACCACTGA
- a CDS encoding class I SAM-dependent methyltransferase, giving the protein MDVPSTVTTALDDRPVEGRRCLEAGAGVGNTTVGLLDAGASHVYAITNDREHAMTTREQATAESDRLAVLEADLRAIPLPDESVDFVTAHGLCNVLDLAALSTVADELRRVAAPGCHLVVDDYDSLPETAAVRDLFAVENAAAELATGRPALTFYPSSFLRDLFVGESWTFERERTLLDPVPWTASHLSAHADAATLFAANCPDDVGERLAERAERLATEIGSESTGRMYSLAFRLPA; this is encoded by the coding sequence ATGGACGTTCCGAGCACGGTCACGACGGCGCTCGACGACCGCCCAGTCGAGGGCCGGCGCTGTCTCGAAGCCGGTGCCGGCGTCGGCAACACGACGGTGGGCCTGCTCGACGCGGGTGCGAGTCACGTCTACGCCATCACGAACGACCGCGAGCACGCGATGACGACACGAGAGCAGGCCACTGCCGAGAGCGACCGACTCGCAGTCCTCGAAGCCGACCTCCGGGCGATCCCGTTGCCTGACGAGTCTGTCGATTTCGTCACTGCCCACGGCCTCTGCAACGTCCTCGATCTGGCGGCGCTGTCGACCGTAGCCGACGAACTCCGCCGCGTCGCCGCTCCGGGCTGTCACCTCGTCGTCGACGACTACGACTCGCTCCCCGAGACGGCCGCCGTCCGCGACCTCTTCGCCGTCGAGAACGCCGCCGCGGAACTGGCGACCGGTCGCCCAGCCCTGACCTTCTATCCATCGTCGTTCCTCCGCGATCTGTTCGTCGGCGAGAGCTGGACGTTCGAGCGCGAGCGGACCCTGCTCGATCCGGTTCCCTGGACTGCGAGTCACCTCTCGGCCCACGCCGACGCGGCGACCTTGTTCGCCGCCAACTGTCCCGACGACGTGGGCGAGCGACTGGCTGAGCGGGCCGAGCGCCTCGCGACCGAAATCGGATCGGAGTCGACTGGCCGGATGTACAGCCTCGCCTTCCGTCTGCCGGCCTAA